From a single Mesorhizobium shangrilense genomic region:
- a CDS encoding tetratricopeptide repeat-containing sulfotransferase family protein: MNNRLPPAWSKHIKPGPSPKSKLPQPNLPKANSLSRGQADDELLKQAYALQQAKRLNEAQDLCLRVLSRTPNHPLALYILGTICLGYDDEAALRYFARAVGEEPKNPYYHLSLGEAYVKVGEYSAAIERMLHALQLKPDLVDALCALGRAYNEFDKPDMALPLYEKALKINRNHPKVRLGLAGALTSLGRMDEAAVYLKEAIKHRISVPTAYNDLVQTQKFTEEPAEFQSILSELRNPKLDSEGIQKLHYAAGKVLNDLKRYEEAFDHFNKAKKASGYRFDIDLYRRWVDSMIETFTPDMLAARAGYGASSEAPVFVVGMPRSGTTLTEQICGSHPDVHGAGELSKLRRVANAIGLKTSSAGNLNRPVMSITQDLSRTLAQEHLSYLKERAPAALRVVDKTPHNFELIGLIGLLFPNARIIHCRRDAIDNCVSCFVQSFSEGHSYNSDLRTLGLYYREYDRLMQHWNQVFPGLIFENSYETLVGDQEAQSRRLIDHLGLPWDDACLRFFDRDGSVNTPSRWQVRQPIYKSSVKRWKNYEKEIQPLIEALGDLVET, encoded by the coding sequence ATGAACAATCGTCTGCCGCCCGCTTGGTCCAAGCACATCAAACCTGGCCCCTCGCCGAAATCCAAATTGCCGCAGCCGAATCTGCCGAAAGCAAACTCGCTTTCACGCGGGCAGGCTGATGACGAATTGCTGAAGCAGGCATACGCCCTTCAGCAGGCCAAACGCCTCAACGAGGCTCAAGATCTGTGCCTTCGTGTTCTGTCACGCACGCCAAACCATCCGCTCGCTCTGTACATCCTGGGGACGATCTGCCTCGGCTATGACGACGAGGCAGCTTTGCGATATTTCGCCCGAGCTGTCGGCGAAGAGCCTAAAAATCCCTACTACCACCTTAGCCTCGGCGAGGCCTATGTGAAGGTCGGGGAATATTCCGCGGCAATCGAGCGTATGTTGCATGCGCTGCAGCTGAAGCCGGATCTGGTCGACGCGCTTTGTGCCTTGGGACGGGCTTACAATGAATTTGACAAACCCGACATGGCTTTGCCTCTTTACGAGAAAGCACTGAAAATCAACCGCAACCACCCAAAGGTGCGGCTCGGGCTGGCCGGCGCGCTTACCAGCCTGGGGCGCATGGACGAGGCCGCCGTCTATTTGAAAGAGGCGATCAAACATCGGATTTCGGTTCCGACTGCCTACAACGATCTTGTCCAGACGCAAAAGTTCACCGAAGAACCTGCGGAATTCCAATCCATCCTCAGTGAACTTCGCAATCCCAAGCTTGATTCGGAAGGCATCCAGAAGCTGCACTATGCAGCCGGCAAGGTGCTGAATGATCTCAAGCGCTATGAAGAAGCATTCGACCATTTCAACAAGGCGAAAAAGGCTTCCGGCTACAGGTTCGACATCGATCTGTACCGTCGCTGGGTCGACTCGATGATTGAAACCTTCACACCGGACATGTTGGCTGCCAGGGCCGGTTATGGAGCTTCTTCGGAGGCGCCGGTGTTTGTAGTTGGCATGCCCCGCTCGGGGACAACGCTAACGGAACAGATCTGCGGCAGCCATCCCGATGTTCATGGCGCAGGCGAGCTCAGCAAACTAAGGCGGGTCGCGAACGCTATCGGCCTGAAAACGTCGTCGGCCGGAAATCTGAACCGGCCGGTCATGTCGATCACGCAAGATCTGTCCAGAACACTGGCCCAGGAGCATCTGTCCTACCTCAAGGAACGGGCGCCTGCCGCACTTCGGGTCGTGGATAAGACGCCACATAATTTCGAACTGATCGGCCTTATCGGCCTTCTCTTTCCCAATGCGCGTATCATTCATTGCCGCCGTGATGCCATCGATAATTGCGTGTCTTGCTTTGTCCAGAGCTTCAGCGAGGGACATAGCTACAATAGCGACCTGCGGACACTAGGCCTTTATTATCGTGAGTATGATCGCCTGATGCAGCATTGGAATCAGGTCTTTCCAGGTCTCATCTTCGAAAACAGCTATGAGACGTTGGTTGGCGATCAGGAAGCGCAATCACGCAGGCTTATCGATCATCTTGGACTGCCTTGGGACGATGCCTGCTTACGCTTTTTCGACAGGGATGGATCGGTCAACACGCCCAGCCGCTGGCAGGTTCGTCAACCGATCTACAAATCCTCCGTCAAGCGCTGGAAGAACTATGAGAAGGAGATTCAGCCGCTGATAGAGGCGCTGGGCGACCTGGTCGAGACGTGA
- a CDS encoding pyridoxal phosphate-dependent aminotransferase, with protein sequence MRQRPPLTPLVGALPSTVPFVGPEAQERDRGRPFRARIGANESSFGPSPKVIARMAGIAGDMWMYCDPDNHDLKVAVAAHLGVKAENVVVGEGIDGLLSLVARMYVAPGDAVVTSLGAYPTFNFHVAGVGGRLVTVPYKNDHEDLGGLLDAVVKEKAPLVYLSNPDNPMGSWWDAAEIIRFIEALPETTMLVLDEAYGELGPASALPPIDVSRPNVVRMRTFSKAYGLAGIRCGYAVAEAQVISDFEKIRNHYGVSRMAQIAGVEALADQAWLESVVGRVEAGRRRISEIAEANGLKPLPSATNFVTIDCGSDGAFAMKVLQALLSRDVFIRKPMAPGLDHCIRVSVGLDRELDIFAEELPGALAAARGN encoded by the coding sequence ATGCGCCAGCGCCCTCCCCTCACGCCGCTTGTCGGCGCGCTTCCCTCTACAGTACCGTTCGTCGGCCCGGAGGCGCAGGAGCGTGATCGCGGCCGGCCGTTCCGCGCCCGCATCGGCGCCAATGAGAGCAGCTTCGGTCCCTCGCCGAAGGTCATCGCCCGCATGGCTGGGATCGCCGGGGATATGTGGATGTACTGCGATCCGGACAATCACGATTTGAAGGTCGCCGTCGCCGCGCATCTTGGCGTGAAAGCCGAGAACGTGGTGGTCGGCGAAGGCATTGACGGGCTGCTCAGCCTGGTGGCGCGCATGTATGTCGCGCCCGGCGACGCGGTGGTGACTTCGCTCGGCGCCTATCCAACCTTCAACTTCCATGTCGCAGGCGTTGGCGGCCGCCTGGTCACTGTTCCCTACAAGAATGATCATGAGGATCTGGGCGGCCTGCTCGACGCGGTCGTCAAGGAGAAGGCGCCGCTGGTCTATCTTTCCAACCCGGACAATCCGATGGGGAGCTGGTGGGACGCGGCCGAGATCATCCGCTTCATCGAAGCCTTGCCGGAAACCACCATGCTGGTGCTCGACGAGGCCTACGGCGAGTTGGGACCGGCATCGGCGCTGCCGCCGATCGACGTGTCGCGGCCGAATGTCGTGCGCATGCGCACCTTCTCAAAGGCTTACGGACTTGCCGGCATACGCTGCGGCTATGCGGTGGCCGAGGCTCAGGTGATCAGCGATTTCGAGAAGATCCGCAACCATTACGGCGTCAGCCGCATGGCGCAGATTGCCGGCGTCGAGGCACTTGCCGACCAGGCCTGGCTGGAGAGCGTGGTCGGCCGGGTCGAGGCGGGTCGCCGGCGCATTTCCGAGATAGCCGAGGCGAACGGGCTGAAGCCACTGCCATCGGCGACCAATTTCGTCACCATCGACTGCGGCAGCGACGGCGCCTTTGCGATGAAGGTGCTGCAGGCGCTGTTGTCGCGCGACGTGTTCATCCGCAAGCCGATGGCGCCGGGGCTCGACCACTGCATCCGCGTCAGTGTTGGCCTTGACCGTGAACTCGACATCTTCGCCGAGGAATTGCCCGGCGCGCTCGCCGCGGCGCGAGGCAACTAG
- a CDS encoding bifunctional helix-turn-helix transcriptional regulator/GNAT family N-acetyltransferase, with amino-acid sequence MLDERNALVADIRRFNRFYTRTVGLLDETLTQSAFTLTEARVLFELGHRNCPAAPETAGEPGFLAEAFHLEMGPTASDIARQLRIDAAYLTRILRKFASEGLTETRTDPADKRRRILSLTARGEAALSGLQAAADRDTARLIESLPDHRLHELGGALRKAAELLGDQAQENPHGTPEGTLRPHRVGDVGWVVQRQAQLYAEEYGWSIEFEALLAEIGADFIRNFLPGRDFCWIAERSSQPVGAVFLVHLDDKVAKLRMLHVEAAARGMGIGKQLVEQCVNQARTCGYSRLMLWTNDILVAARAIYERAGFKLVGEERHHSFGKDLVGQTWELDL; translated from the coding sequence ATGTTGGACGAACGAAACGCATTGGTGGCCGATATCAGGCGCTTCAACCGCTTCTACACACGCACCGTCGGCCTTCTCGACGAGACGCTGACACAAAGCGCATTCACCTTGACCGAGGCGCGCGTGCTTTTCGAACTCGGCCACCGCAATTGTCCGGCGGCTCCAGAGACCGCCGGGGAGCCCGGCTTTCTCGCCGAAGCCTTTCATCTGGAAATGGGTCCCACTGCCTCCGATATCGCCAGGCAATTGCGTATCGATGCTGCCTATCTGACGCGAATTCTCCGCAAATTCGCCAGCGAGGGCCTGACCGAGACCCGGACCGATCCGGCCGACAAGCGCCGGCGGATTCTGTCGCTGACGGCAAGAGGCGAGGCTGCTCTTTCGGGGCTACAGGCCGCGGCGGATCGCGATACGGCGCGGCTGATCGAGAGCCTGCCCGACCATAGGCTGCACGAACTGGGCGGCGCGTTGCGCAAGGCGGCGGAATTGTTGGGTGACCAAGCGCAGGAAAACCCTCATGGAACGCCAGAGGGGACTTTGCGGCCGCACCGTGTCGGCGATGTCGGCTGGGTTGTGCAGCGGCAGGCCCAGCTCTATGCCGAGGAGTACGGCTGGAGCATCGAGTTCGAGGCCTTGCTCGCCGAAATCGGCGCGGATTTCATCCGCAACTTTCTGCCTGGCCGCGATTTCTGCTGGATTGCCGAGCGCAGCAGTCAACCTGTCGGCGCCGTGTTCCTTGTCCATCTCGATGACAAGGTCGCGAAATTGCGCATGCTGCATGTCGAGGCGGCGGCACGCGGCATGGGCATCGGCAAACAACTGGTCGAGCAATGCGTCAACCAGGCCCGGACCTGCGGCTACAGTCGGCTTATGCTGTGGACGAACGACATTCTCGTCGCGGCGCGCGCGATCTATGAGCGCGCCGGTTTCAAGCTGGTCGGCGAGGAACGCCACCACAGTTTCGGCAAGGATCTGGTTGGCCAGACCTGGGAATTGGATCTCTGA
- a CDS encoding acylphosphatase: MAGHHREVRARVYGNVQGVGFRLWARGEATSLGLAGWVRNETDGSVAAQIAGIDEAVSTMIERLRKGPPGASVSRVDVEELAVRDTLVGFRIVA, encoded by the coding sequence ATGGCTGGTCATCACAGGGAAGTGCGGGCGCGCGTCTACGGCAACGTGCAAGGCGTCGGTTTCAGACTCTGGGCCCGAGGCGAGGCCACAAGCCTTGGTCTTGCCGGCTGGGTTCGCAATGAGACGGACGGGTCAGTGGCGGCACAGATTGCCGGCATCGACGAGGCGGTTTCGACAATGATCGAGCGCCTCAGGAAAGGCCCGCCCGGCGCTTCGGTTTCGAGAGTCGACGTCGAGGAGTTGGCGGTCCGAGACACTCTTGTCGGATTCAGGATCGTTGCATGA
- a CDS encoding TetR/AcrR family transcriptional regulator — protein sequence MARTTGSDGEKTEAAIREAAVNLIARLGYEAMSMRQLAAEVGVQAAALYRYFPTKEDLLFTLMREHMEGLIAAWDTARPASADPVARLSAYVRNHIAFHIERRHATHVSNMELRSLSPERLTQILKQRTAYEKELRAILRDGAEEGVFTVEDTGLTAMALIQMMTGVIVWFRPGERLSITEVTTTYLSMTMRLVGARIDTYGAARPFGRAKDAVAL from the coding sequence ATGGCACGCACCACCGGATCCGATGGCGAAAAGACCGAAGCGGCGATCCGTGAGGCGGCGGTCAACCTGATCGCTCGCCTTGGCTACGAAGCGATGTCGATGCGCCAGCTTGCCGCCGAGGTCGGCGTGCAGGCGGCAGCGCTGTACCGCTATTTCCCGACCAAGGAAGACCTTCTGTTCACGCTGATGCGCGAGCATATGGAGGGGCTGATCGCCGCATGGGACACCGCACGCCCTGCCTCCGCCGACCCGGTTGCACGGCTCTCGGCCTATGTCCGCAATCACATCGCTTTCCATATCGAGCGTCGACACGCCACGCATGTCTCGAACATGGAGTTGCGCAGCCTGTCGCCCGAAAGGCTGACGCAAATCCTCAAGCAGCGCACGGCTTACGAAAAGGAGCTGCGCGCCATCCTGCGCGATGGCGCCGAAGAAGGCGTGTTCACCGTCGAGGACACCGGCCTCACCGCCATGGCGCTGATCCAGATGATGACTGGGGTCATCGTCTGGTTCCGGCCGGGTGAGAGGCTGTCGATCACTGAAGTAACGACGACATATCTTTCGATGACAATGCGCCTGGTCGGCGCGCGGATCGACACCTACGGCGCCGCGCGTCCATTCGGACGCGCAAAGGACGCTGTAGCACTTTAA
- a CDS encoding isovaleryl-CoA dehydrogenase → MYTNTLSFGHDEDIEALRDLVRRFAQDRIAPIAAEIDRSNEFPPHLWRELGALGLLGITADPDFGGTGMGYLAHVIAVEEISRASASVGLSYGAHSNLCVNQINRWATPAQKEKFLPPLCSGERVGALAMSESGSGSDVVSLKLRAEKRNDRYVLNGTKMWITNGPDAETLVVYAKTDPERKSRGITAFIVEKAMAGFSVAQKLDKLGMRGSNTGELVFENVEVPFDNVLHEEGRGVEVLMSGLDYERTVLAGGPIGLMAACLDVAIPYVHERKQFGQPIGEFQLVQGKLADMYTTMNAARAYVYAVASACDRGQTTRKDSAGCVLFAAEKATQMALDALQLLGGNGYINDYPTGRLLRDAKLYEIGAGTSEIRRWLIGREIMAEGV, encoded by the coding sequence ATGTATACGAACACGCTCAGCTTCGGGCATGACGAGGATATAGAGGCACTGCGCGACCTCGTGCGGCGCTTCGCGCAGGACAGGATCGCCCCGATCGCAGCCGAGATCGATCGCTCGAACGAATTCCCCCCGCACCTGTGGCGCGAGCTTGGCGCGCTCGGGCTGCTCGGCATCACCGCCGATCCGGATTTCGGCGGCACGGGCATGGGCTATCTGGCCCATGTCATTGCGGTCGAGGAGATTTCCCGGGCCTCGGCCTCGGTCGGTCTCTCCTACGGCGCCCATTCCAACCTCTGCGTCAACCAGATCAACCGCTGGGCAACGCCGGCGCAGAAGGAGAAATTCCTGCCGCCGCTTTGCTCGGGCGAACGCGTCGGCGCTCTGGCCATGTCGGAATCCGGCTCCGGCTCGGACGTTGTCTCGCTCAAGCTGCGCGCCGAGAAGCGCAATGACCGTTATGTGCTCAACGGCACCAAGATGTGGATCACCAACGGGCCCGACGCCGAAACGCTGGTCGTCTACGCCAAGACCGATCCGGAGCGGAAATCGCGCGGCATCACCGCCTTCATCGTCGAAAAAGCCATGGCCGGATTTTCCGTCGCCCAGAAACTCGACAAGCTCGGCATGCGCGGCTCCAACACCGGCGAACTGGTGTTCGAGAATGTCGAAGTTCCCTTCGACAACGTTCTGCATGAAGAAGGGCGCGGCGTTGAAGTGCTGATGTCGGGGCTCGACTATGAGCGCACCGTGCTTGCCGGCGGCCCGATCGGGCTGATGGCGGCGTGCCTCGACGTGGCGATCCCCTATGTGCATGAGCGCAAGCAGTTCGGCCAGCCGATCGGCGAGTTCCAGCTCGTGCAAGGCAAGCTTGCCGACATGTATACGACGATGAATGCCGCGCGCGCTTATGTCTATGCCGTAGCCTCTGCGTGCGACCGCGGCCAGACGACCCGCAAGGACTCCGCCGGCTGCGTGCTGTTCGCCGCGGAAAAAGCGACGCAGATGGCGCTCGACGCGCTGCAGCTGCTGGGCGGCAATGGCTACATCAACGACTATCCGACCGGCAGGCTGTTGCGCGACGCCAAGCTCTACGAGATCGGCGCCGGCACCAGCGAAATCCGTCGCTGGCTGATTGGTCGCGAGATCATGGCGGAAGGGGTGTAG
- a CDS encoding carboxyl transferase domain-containing protein: MATLQTQISPSSDSFRANAERMRALVADIADKAASVERGGSEEARERHVSRGKLLPRERLAQLLDVSSPFLEIGQFAAWSMYGEEISSAGLIAGIGRVEGTEVMVVVNDATVKGGTYYPLTVKKHLRAQEIALQNNLPCIYLVDSGGANLPNQDEVFPDREHFGRIFYNQANMSAAGIPQIACVMGSCTAGGAYVPAMSDETIMVRNQATIFLGGPPLVKAATGEDVTAEELGGADVHTRLSGVADHYAMDDEHALAICRRIVKNLNRNKTVRLTLQKPIPPLHPANELYGIVPTDLRQPYDVREVIARIVDGSEFDEFKQNYGTTLITGFAHLHGVPVGIIANNGVLFSESALKGAHFIELCCQRKIPLIFLQNITGFMVGRKYEAGGIAKDGAKLVMAVATARVPKVTVIIGGSFGAGNYGMCGRAYSPRFLWMWPNARISVMGGEQAATVLAMVKREGIERKGGEWSAEEEAKFKKPILMKYEHEGHPLYSSARLWDDGIIDPAKTREVLALSLSAALNAEIEDTRFGVFRM; the protein is encoded by the coding sequence ATGGCCACGCTGCAAACCCAGATCTCCCCCTCCTCCGACAGCTTTCGCGCCAATGCCGAGCGCATGCGGGCGCTGGTCGCCGACATTGCGGACAAGGCGGCAAGTGTCGAGCGCGGCGGTTCGGAAGAGGCGCGCGAACGCCACGTTTCACGCGGCAAGCTGTTGCCGCGTGAACGCCTCGCGCAATTGCTCGATGTCAGCTCGCCCTTTCTCGAGATCGGACAGTTCGCCGCATGGTCGATGTATGGCGAGGAGATTTCTTCGGCAGGCTTGATCGCCGGCATCGGCCGGGTCGAAGGCACCGAAGTGATGGTCGTCGTGAATGACGCCACGGTGAAGGGCGGCACCTATTATCCGCTGACTGTGAAGAAGCATCTGCGGGCGCAGGAGATCGCGCTGCAGAACAATCTGCCTTGCATCTACCTGGTCGACAGTGGCGGCGCCAACCTGCCCAACCAGGATGAGGTGTTCCCCGACCGCGAGCATTTCGGCCGCATCTTCTACAATCAGGCCAACATGTCGGCCGCCGGCATCCCGCAGATCGCCTGCGTCATGGGATCGTGCACGGCGGGCGGCGCCTATGTGCCGGCGATGTCCGACGAGACGATCATGGTGCGCAACCAGGCGACCATCTTCCTCGGCGGCCCGCCGCTGGTAAAGGCCGCCACTGGCGAAGACGTCACCGCCGAGGAACTGGGCGGCGCGGACGTGCACACGCGGCTTTCCGGCGTCGCCGACCACTATGCAATGGACGACGAGCATGCATTGGCCATTTGCCGGCGTATCGTCAAAAACCTGAATCGGAACAAGACCGTAAGGCTGACCTTACAGAAACCGATTCCGCCGCTTCATCCGGCGAATGAGCTCTATGGCATCGTGCCGACGGATCTGCGCCAGCCCTATGACGTGCGCGAGGTGATCGCGCGCATCGTCGACGGCTCCGAATTCGACGAGTTCAAGCAGAATTATGGCACCACGCTGATCACCGGTTTTGCCCATCTCCACGGCGTGCCCGTCGGCATCATCGCCAACAACGGCGTGCTGTTTTCCGAGAGCGCGCTGAAGGGCGCGCACTTCATCGAATTGTGCTGCCAGCGCAAGATCCCGCTGATCTTCCTGCAGAACATCACCGGCTTCATGGTTGGCAGGAAATACGAGGCGGGCGGCATCGCCAAGGACGGCGCCAAGCTGGTGATGGCCGTCGCGACCGCCAGGGTGCCCAAGGTGACTGTCATCATCGGCGGCTCGTTCGGGGCCGGCAATTACGGCATGTGCGGCCGCGCCTATTCACCGCGCTTCCTGTGGATGTGGCCGAACGCCCGCATCTCGGTGATGGGCGGCGAGCAGGCGGCAACCGTGCTCGCCATGGTCAAGCGCGAGGGCATCGAGCGCAAGGGCGGCGAGTGGAGCGCCGAGGAGGAAGCGAAGTTCAAGAAGCCAATCCTGATGAAGTACGAACATGAAGGCCATCCGCTCTACTCGTCCGCCCGGCTCTGGGACGACGGCATCATCGATCCGGCGAAGACACGCGAGGTTCTGGCGCTCAGCCTTTCAGCCGCGCTCAATGCCGAAATCGAGGACACGCGTTTCGGCGTCTTCAGGATGTGA
- a CDS encoding O-acetyl-ADP-ribose deacetylase, translating to MDANPRIQVHTGDITKLAVDAIVNAANSSLLGGGGVDGAIHRAAGRELEFECRMLNGCKVGEAKITKGYKLPARYIIHTVGPFWQGGGKGEAELLASCYRRSLELARAHDCLTMAFPAISTGIYRYPKHEAAEIAVGTVSHFLALHAMPETVIFCCFDQAMAELYQQAIAYILEG from the coding sequence ATGGACGCAAATCCGCGCATCCAGGTTCACACAGGCGACATCACCAAGTTGGCTGTCGACGCCATCGTGAATGCGGCCAACAGTTCGTTGCTGGGTGGCGGTGGGGTCGATGGCGCTATTCACCGCGCAGCCGGCCGCGAGCTTGAGTTCGAATGCCGCATGTTAAACGGTTGCAAGGTCGGCGAAGCCAAGATCACCAAGGGCTACAAACTGCCGGCGCGCTACATCATCCATACGGTCGGACCGTTCTGGCAAGGCGGTGGCAAGGGCGAAGCCGAATTGCTGGCGTCCTGCTACCGGCGATCGCTGGAACTCGCTCGCGCCCATGATTGCCTGACAATGGCTTTTCCGGCGATCTCGACTGGCATCTACCGCTATCCGAAACATGAGGCGGCTGAAATCGCTGTCGGCACAGTCAGCCACTTCCTCGCACTGCACGCGATGCCGGAAACCGTCATTTTCTGCTGCTTCGACCAAGCTATGGCCGAACTATACCAACAAGCCATTGCTTATATTTTGGAAGGCTGA
- a CDS encoding acetyl/propionyl/methylcrotonyl-CoA carboxylase subunit alpha: MFSKILIANRGEIACRVIRTARKLGVRTVAVYSDADAHALHVEMADEAVHIGPSPVGESYLRGDKIIAAALATGAEAIHPGYGFLSENPDFVDQVVAAGLTFIGPSATSIRAMGLKDAAKRLMEKAGVPVVPGYHGEAQEIVLLASKAREIGYPVLIKARAGGGGKGMRKVEHPDDFSEALSGARREAKAAFGDDRVLVEKYVDKPRHIEVQVFGDNFGNAVHLYERDCSAQRRHQKVIEEAPAPGMTPELRKAMTDAAVKAAKAISYSGAGTIEFIVDASQGLKPDRFWFMEMNTRLQVEHPVTEMVTGTDLVEWQLRVASGEKLPKTQAEITLSGHAFEARIYAEDAAKGFLPATGTLYHLKFPDTVPEGATMRVETGVRAGDAISPYYDPMIAKLVVHAKDRPLALQALVAALRQTEVAGSTVNAAFLAALAADPDFSKGDVDTGLIGRHQQALTEIAPPNADIVAAAALAASGAGALPPSNDPWSSLAGYQHFHPAARRTRLHYGEHDITAKVSVRPDGRFAVTLDEPYGSTNAHDLRAAPRLARWPGHVTVFSGAVGYTFAVPDPLARADESAASSGSLRAPMPGLVKLVRVTPGETVTKGQPLLILEAMKMEHTIAAPHDGVIAEIATEGAQVTDGTVLVRFAEDVHA, encoded by the coding sequence ATGTTCAGCAAGATTCTGATCGCCAATCGCGGCGAGATCGCATGCCGTGTCATTCGCACGGCGCGCAAACTGGGTGTGCGCACCGTCGCCGTCTATTCCGATGCAGACGCCCACGCGCTGCATGTCGAGATGGCTGATGAGGCGGTGCATATCGGTCCCTCTCCCGTCGGCGAAAGCTATCTGCGTGGCGACAAGATCATCGCCGCCGCTTTGGCAACCGGCGCCGAGGCTATCCATCCGGGTTATGGCTTCCTGTCGGAAAACCCGGACTTCGTCGATCAGGTGGTGGCGGCCGGGCTCACCTTCATCGGACCGTCGGCGACCTCGATCCGCGCCATGGGCTTGAAGGACGCCGCCAAACGGCTGATGGAGAAGGCGGGCGTGCCCGTGGTGCCCGGCTATCATGGCGAAGCCCAGGAGATCGTATTGCTTGCCTCCAAGGCGCGCGAGATCGGCTACCCGGTGCTGATCAAGGCGCGTGCCGGCGGTGGAGGCAAGGGCATGCGCAAGGTCGAACATCCCGACGATTTTTCGGAAGCGCTGTCAGGCGCGCGGCGGGAGGCCAAGGCCGCCTTCGGTGACGACCGCGTGCTGGTCGAGAAATATGTCGACAAGCCGCGTCATATCGAAGTGCAGGTCTTCGGCGACAATTTCGGCAATGCGGTGCATCTTTACGAACGCGACTGTTCGGCTCAGCGCCGCCACCAAAAGGTGATCGAGGAGGCGCCCGCCCCCGGCATGACGCCGGAATTGCGCAAGGCAATGACCGATGCGGCGGTGAAGGCCGCCAAGGCCATCAGCTATTCCGGTGCTGGCACAATCGAGTTCATTGTCGATGCCTCGCAGGGACTGAAGCCCGACCGCTTCTGGTTCATGGAAATGAACACAAGGCTGCAAGTCGAGCATCCCGTCACCGAAATGGTCACCGGTACCGATCTTGTCGAGTGGCAGCTCAGGGTGGCCTCCGGCGAAAAGCTGCCCAAGACGCAAGCCGAGATCACGCTTTCCGGCCATGCCTTCGAGGCCCGCATCTATGCCGAGGACGCGGCAAAGGGCTTTCTGCCGGCCACGGGCACGCTCTACCATCTGAAGTTTCCCGATACGGTCCCCGAAGGCGCCACCATGCGCGTCGAGACGGGCGTGCGCGCCGGTGACGCGATCTCGCCCTACTATGATCCGATGATCGCCAAGCTGGTGGTACACGCCAAGGACAGGCCCTTGGCACTGCAAGCGCTCGTGGCGGCACTTCGCCAGACCGAAGTCGCCGGCTCGACCGTCAACGCCGCCTTCCTCGCCGCTCTTGCCGCCGATCCTGATTTTTCGAAGGGCGATGTCGACACCGGCCTGATCGGCCGGCATCAGCAGGCGCTGACCGAAATCGCGCCACCGAACGCCGACATCGTTGCGGCTGCGGCGCTGGCGGCATCGGGTGCGGGAGCGCTGCCGCCATCGAACGATCCCTGGTCATCGCTTGCCGGCTATCAGCATTTTCATCCTGCGGCGCGGCGAACCCGGCTTCACTATGGCGAGCACGATATCACGGCAAAGGTGTCGGTGCGTCCGGATGGGCGGTTCGCGGTGACGCTGGACGAGCCGTACGGCAGCACCAATGCTCATGATCTTCGCGCCGCCCCTCGCCTTGCTCGCTGGCCTGGCCACGTCACGGTCTTTTCAGGCGCCGTTGGCTACACGTTCGCCGTGCCTGACCCCTTGGCGAGAGCCGATGAATCCGCCGCGTCGTCTGGCAGCCTGCGCGCGCCGATGCCCGGCCTTGTCAAGTTGGTGCGCGTGACACCAGGCGAGACCGTCACGAAAGGCCAACCGTTGCTGATCCTCGAAGCCATGAAGATGGAACACACCATCGCCGCCCCCCATGACGGAGTAATCGCCGAGATCGCGACGGAAGGGGCACAGGTCACCGACGGCACCGTACTGGTTCGGTTCGCCGAGGACGTCCACGCCTGA